Proteins from a genomic interval of Heteronotia binoei isolate CCM8104 ecotype False Entrance Well chromosome 7, APGP_CSIRO_Hbin_v1, whole genome shotgun sequence:
- the ARMC1 gene encoding armadillo repeat-containing protein 1 gives MNPSMSEEPDALTVVNQLRDLAADPLNRRAIVQDQGCLPGLILFLDHPNPPVVHSALLALRYLAECRANREKMKSELGMMLSLQTVIQKTTTPGETKLLASEIYDILQSSSVSDVDNVNEMNSRRRKAQFFLGSTNKRAKTVVLHIDGLDDSSRRNLCEEALLKIKGVISFTFQMAVQRCVVRIRSDLKAEALATAIASTKVMKAQQVVKDESGEELLIPFQDTPVEVEQNTDLPEYLPEDESPSKEQDKAVSRVGSHPEGAANWLSTAANFLSRSFYW, from the exons ATGAACCCCAGCATGAGTGAGGAGCCTGATGCACTGACTGTAGTTAATCAGCTGAGGGATCTAGCTGCTGACCCCTTAAACAGAAGAGCAATTGTCCAGGATCAGGGATGTCTACCAGGACTTATTTTGTTTTTGGACCACCCCAATCCTCCAGTTGTCCATTCAGCCTTGCTT GCTCTCCGCTATTTGGCTGAATGTCGTGCAAATAGAGAGAAAATGAAGAGTGAACTGGGTATGATGCTGAGTTTACAAACTGTAATACAAAA GACTACGACACCAGGGGAGACTAAACTGTTAGCTTCAGAAATCTATGACATTCTTCAATCTTCCAGTGTGTCAGATGTGGACAATGTCAATGAGATGAATTCTCGCCGCCGGAAAGCTCAGTTTTTCCTGGGAAGTACAAATAAACGCGCTAAAACCGTTGTTTTGCACATAGATGGCCTTGATGATTCG TCTCGGCGAAACCTGTGTGAAGAGGCCTTGTTGAAAATTAAAGGGGTTATTAGCTTTACTTTTCAAATGGCAGTTCAAAGATGCGTAGTTCGAATCAGATCAGACTTAAAAGCAGAG GCATTGGCAACAGCAATAGCATCAACCAAAGTTATGAAAGCCCAGCAAGTTGTGAAAGATGAAAGTGGAGAAGAG TTGCTGATTCCATTCCAAGATACTCCTGTAGAAGTGGAGCAGAATACAGACCTCCCAGAATATTTGCCAGAAGATGAAAGCCCTTCAAAAGAGCAGGACAAAGCTGTGTCCCGTGTCGGATCACACCCGGAAGGTGCCGCCAACTGGTTGAGCACAGCAGCAAACTTTCTCTCCAGGTCCTTTTACTGGTGA